The sequence TAGACAGTGATTACAATGGTAACGGCAAAAGTGTAATAAAAAATCCTCAGTATTCTTTACCAGCAAGAAGATAAAACACTTACTTAGAGACGTTACATATAACGTCTCCACATTAATCATGAAATACCTGGTTTTATTTCTGTTTAAAATTTGCTAAATTTATGACCTTACAAGTAGAATTAAGAACTGCAAAAATACCCTTTATTGGTAGGATTGCGGTACATTACTGGTTTGTAATTAGGGAAAATGACATCACCGAAAGATGGGAAATATGGCAGAAACAAAAATTAGTTTCCAGTAGTTGGGGGCATTTACATAAAAACCTCATGAATCCCAATAATGGCGTTGGTAATGGTGATAGTTGGTGCGAGAAAATTTGGCAAGAAAAAGAAGCGGAAAATCTTATTTCTATGATTAGAAAAACTCCCCTTATTTATCCCTATAATCACCGCTATTTTTATTATCCCGGTCCAAATAGTAATACTTATGTACAATGGGTTTTAGATCAATCTAAAATTGCCTATAATTTATCCCCTCAAGGTTTAGGAAAAAAATATCATAATTTAACCTTTTTTGATATTTTTAGTTTAAGTACCGTTGTTCAAAATATTAAGTAAAATTTAAAATAAAAAAGAGAGAAAAAAATTTATGAACAAGATTTCTATTGAATAATTGACAAAAAATCACATAAGGAAAAAAGATTATCTATAATTAATGGAAAAAGTAGTACCCACTCCCTCCTCACTGTCAAGGATAATATAACCCCCCATCATTTCACTAAATTTCTTAGTAATAGTTAAACCTAAACCAGTACCACCATACTTTCGAGTGGTAGGTAGAAGCATCAGCTTGAGCGAAGGCATTAAATAATTTTGCTTGTTGCTGAGGATTCATGCCGATACCCGTATCTTTGACGGCAAATACAATCCATTCTTTTCCTTCCTTCTCATAACGTTCAACCTTGAGGGTAATGGTACCATGGTCAGTAAACTTACTGGCATTACTGAGCAAATTAAACATATTTTGTCTAATTTTGGTAACATCCCCTCGCATGGTACCTAAATGTTCTGGTCTTTCCACTTTTAAGGTGTTATTATTTTTCTCAATCAAAGGTTGGATGGTAATAATAATTTCATGAATTACCTTATCCAGCTCGAAATCTTCTAGGTATATTTCCATTTTTCCTGCTTCAATCTTGGAAATATCCAAAATGTCATTAATTAAACCTAAAAGATGTTTCCCAGCGCCGGAATTTGAATATAGGTATTGACAAAATCATTTTTCCATGCC is a genomic window of Cyanobacterium sp. T60_A2020_053 containing:
- a CDS encoding DUF3750 domain-containing protein, whose product is MTLQVELRTAKIPFIGRIAVHYWFVIRENDITERWEIWQKQKLVSSSWGHLHKNLMNPNNGVGNGDSWCEKIWQEKEAENLISMIRKTPLIYPYNHRYFYYPGPNSNTYVQWVLDQSKIAYNLSPQGLGKKYHNLTFFDIFSLSTVVQNIK